aaatttgctcgggactagaaaataataagtttgggggtatttaatagacgcatttatgtgtctaatatgtctcaattgtatatatttttggtgctcgattttgtatttattttgttattttatatctttgtaggtttttaaagagaaataagctcttgcggggAAATTTGcttgaaaagtggtgttttacacctcatgatgaagtactaaaggcaccccataaatgcgctaaaagcacccagaaaattactatttccaccccaattgctaaagggaccccaggaacggattagggggaggtcactttcttcccaaaattcaaaaaagttTTAGCGGGAAAGAAAAGCTCACAGCGACGGAaaatttagggttggatttttaaCCATGTTTTAGTGTGAGTCAATGGCTGGAATCGTTTGGACAGATTTGATTGAGCTTAACAGAGTTAGCATGCGTGTTGGAATCAATTAAATTGGGATGTACATGTGGTTTGAATCGAAACAGGGAAGAATGTTTTTTTTCTCCGAGAATGTCACGGATTTCGAGTTATGTTTAGAAAGTTTTCTCGTGTCCTGAGCGTGTTTGAAACACTCTTTGATGTATAGACGATTGTTTGGATGCATAATAACTACAACAAATACGTGAAGAAACGATTACAGGAAATAATCCcgtgaaaataaaatttatttattacatAGATTTTGGGATTCATTAAGGAAGATTCTTGGTGCGGATGTGTATATAAAGGATGTTCGGGACTCATAGAGGGGGGTCAAGAGTTTGTCGAAGAGTTTGGTGAGAGTTAGGAGTAACAGAGGATCGAGAAAATCAAGTGGCAGAAAACAccattttctgctgctgcagctgctgaagaacacgaagaacagacaaccAAAGATCATCGTTCTTCAACAGTAACATCGATAATAGGGTGGCGGTCTTAGAACTACGGTATTAGCAACAatactcttttatcgttctttgtaacagtgttttgcaacaattataaacgttgcaaacacccgattttcatcatttttctctccatttcagcattgtaaacaatttttgagcatgaatcaacattttgagcaagtttacacaatgatgagctaaacccaattcctggggtgacggaggaagccattctcccaagaattatgtgataatctctattttataaatttatgtaatatttttttatatgattaattgcatcgataaaaaatgaattaaatggtttttattaatcaaatgtgttttctcttgataattcatgcttagttttagattcttgatgcgttatacttgcgactaacatttgatattttggaaatctaattTTGGCAATAATTTAGAATCGAACcgattgtttaaattgcatgatttatattaattttgaatcacataaatattaatgaatggtggaatcctaaccCATGTTTCTCCATAAGATTCACAACACCTTGTTGTTTAATTTTGCTATATTTTTcgttttaaaattaagtctagaatctactttcacaagtcttagagttcgaatcctatttaccactactacaaccaCTTTAAAAATCCTACCATCCATTGTTCGCGCGATAGCTATTCCATATCAAGAACAGTGTTATAAGGCGAACAAGGAGGAatattcaattcaattcaattccCTTCAACTCAAAATCGACTTGGAATTGCGCAATCTCTTCAAGTTGTTTCTTCCCTCCTCTGGGGGGTATGATCAGTATGGCAATAGGTAGAAAATGTTACAGAAACAAAAGGAAGATCAAGAAGAGGAAATGAAAAAGATAGAGATAATGAAATGGGagatgaggaggaagaggaagataaatagcagcagcagaagaaataTACAGAGCAGAAAGATTTGgaggaagaaagagaagagaaatagcgtaaaagaatgaatgagagaGTGAAGggatatatataaatataagatATCGTTCCTCTCCCAGAGACAACCCGCCTCTCACGCGCCCATTAACTGAAGGACCAATAAAAAGAGGCGGTTACCGACAATTAAGGCGGAGTCAGAGACGTGTCAAATCAAAGAGCTATTGGATAAACACGTGTAGAGAGATGTGCGGAAAATCAGGAAAAGTGTCGTGGATCTAAAAGAATACGAAGAGTTAGGGTGACCCGGGATAATGAAATTTCTCTCATCACCCTTTATTTTGAAAGATTGATATGAGAAGAGGTAAAATGTGGGAGAAAAATATCGCACAACCAATAGGAGCACGATGAAGATCATTCTAGTAACAGGCGAATACTACGTGCTCAACTAATCCGCGCTGACGCAATGACGTCACCCAGTCACACCAAACACGTGAAAACCAGCACGGAAGTAAACGGGAAGAACATTAATAGAGGCGATTGTGTCTCCCTCCAcatcccgaaaataaaggattaaTTAGTTGTCCTCCACTGAATAACCCCTGTAAAAGGGACCATAAACCATTGTAAAGAGAGATCTGATTTTTGAGAATTGTAGTGAGAAAATAAGGAGAGAGAAAGTGTTCTAGTTCAAGTTAGGGTTTTCCTTCCCAACACTTGAATTTTCCCGTTAATCTAATAAAGGCTTTTGCAAAGTTTCTTATGATGTTTTAGTGTGTTCTTAGCAAATTAGTAAGGGTGTATGTCGCAGGATATCCTGCAACTAAGCTTTATCATCTCCGCTGCTTTCAAACTATTTATTTAATGACTCGTATTCtgtacaaaaaaacaaaacataaatcaAACTTCATTCACATTCAGAGCATGATTAAGTAGAAACGAatgaaaacaaaattcaaaattcaggAGTATATGATTGCAATTATATGACAGAAACACAACTCATATCTACATTCTTGGTCTGCTTAGCCATACATACATACACCCACAAAGCAAATAAGTAGGAAAACTCAAGCTAATATTAGAAAGAATACAAATAACTACCGGAAACACAAAGTAATTTATGGATATGCACGAGTACAAAATCTAGTAGAACACGCCATTTACATCAATGCTAGAATTAATACACCCAACCCAAAAGTAGAAAATGAAAGCAACTCTTTATGTAGCCTGGGATAGAGATAAACTACCTGCTAAACCTTGGAGGATGGAGATAATAAGACATACATTTCAGAAACCAAGTAGGAAATCGTAGAGAGAGTAGGTACTCTGAGTACCTGCTACTTCATCATCAAATTAATCAAGTCTTTTAAATCGGATGGATCTCTTCGCTGCTCATTTCTTTGGATAAAATCAACCCACAGGTATTGGAGAAATGAGAGAGATTTGAGATCGTAGGTTAAGGACACCTGCACTTGTGGGCAATTGAAAATGAGTAATCTTTGAAGTGAAGTCCAACCTCGTAAATCTGGCAGAAACTTAAGAACTGGGCAATCAATGAGATCCAACTTTTGAAGAGAGACATTGCAGAGTTTAGGGCCACGCAAAGCAACTTCGTTCTCATTCTCATCATCTACACCAAAGCCTTCAAATTGATCGCACTCTTTAATACTCAGAACTTGAAGATTACAATTGTTTTGGAGTATGCTTACTGGGTAGTATATAAGCTCCTCAATATTCTCCAACGTTATGGCTGTCAGAGATGTCTGGTTTCTCCCAACTGAGCATAATAAATTGTGGTGAATCCTCTGTAATTTCAACATCGTCAGAGAAGAAAGCAAAGGTATATCTGTTAAACTTTTGCAGCCATCGATTTCCAAAATCTGGAGATAAGGAGGATATGAATAACATAAATTTTCTAGAAGGAACATATCAGTAAGAAAGAGTTGAACTAAAGAAGGAAATCCGCCAATATCTAAACTCGTCAGAGACATTCCTGTTAGATAAAGAAACCTGAGACGTGGGAGCTGCCCAATAACTGCAGGAAGCTGATTTATTCTTTTGCAGTTCACAAATTTCAAACGTACCATGTTCTGAAGACCAGATTCAACACACATCCACGTGGGAAGGTTGCACCCCATGAAGTTATAAATAGCCAATTCTTTCAGACCAGTTGGGGGTTGGAGAGCTTCAAATACTTGAAAATTAAGCGACTTCTGCTCCCACCACCTCATATCcaactcttcttctttttcatcccAGAGTAGTCTCAAATCACGAAGATTCTGTTTTGCTTTCAAATTTGCTCCCTCAGCATCTATTGGGTTTTTCACATTCTGTAGGCCCTTAATGCTAATCTCCTCCAGAAAGTGCAAGTTCCCTAACTCTTCAATACCAGGCTGGTTTGTTACTTTTTCTCGCACCTTGTAACTCAATGTTCGCAGGCAAATGAGTTTTTCAATACCCATTGGTGTTCCCATGTGAAAGTAATAAAACTTTCTTAGTTTTACCCAATTTGCTACCTCTTTTGGAAGCTCACACCCCCAAAGATTTACATACTCAAGATTGTAGAGGTTAGAGCAAGATTTGGGTACCCTCCAGATCAAGTGATCTCAACTGATatagttctccaaaatcttctggTAATACTTCTAGTAATGGGCagtttttgaaattaaaaatgcTCAAATTGTTAAGACCTGCCACATACTCCGGTAACGTTTTTAAAATTTTGCACGTATTGATATCTAATGTTTGTAAATGGCGGAGGCTAGTAACAAAATCAGGTATTTTTTCAATAGGTGTAAAAGACATATCAAGAAATCGAAGAAATTCTAACCCAATGACAGAGTCGGGAAAGGTAGTAAAGTTTTTACAATGATTGAGATCTAATCTTTGCAAATTGCGGAGGCTAGTAACAGAATCAGGTAATTCTTTGATATCTGAAAACGAGATATCAAGGTGCCTTAGGTGATTTAAAGATCCCATCTCTTTAATACGATTTTGAACAAGGGCACACCCACTTAATACCAACGTCTGCAAATTGTAAAGCCTACTGAAGGAATAATCATCTAATAGATTACTATTTAGATGCATAGAGGAAATGTGGAAGTACCTTAATCGCCTTAACTTAGAAGTCGTATATCTCATACCCGAACAGTCTTTAGCCGGACGTCCCAAATGTAGGATACGTAAGTGATTATTACTTGAGAATCTACagaggttcaaataataatttggTTCAAGAACAATAACTGTTCGCAACTTCTTTAGTTTgctcatggttttatgaaatgTTGCAGATAATTCTTTATCCATTATTAAGTTTAAGCGGCGAACTTCAGAAAGTTTTTCCAACTGATCAGGTCCCTTGACAGTCGAGCACTCATGATCTCCTACAACAACCTGGGCTAGATCATGGACAAGATCATGCATTTTGAATGTCGTAACATCATCTAACTCGTTCTTTTCTACCCCATCGAAAAATGAACTCCACATTAAGCTTTCAAAGTATTCGTCTCCAATATCTTCAAACGAGCAGTTGGTTCCCACGTTAGAAGGCTGCAGGAATCCTTCGGCCATCCACAGTTGAATAAGAGTTTGCTTGCTTAACTCCCAATCTTTGGGAAAGATTGAGCAATAAGAGAAACACCGCTGCAAATGAGGTGATAAGTTATCATAACTCAATTTTAATATCGGTATGATTTTGCATTCGGGTGTGTTCCACATATCATTTTCTCTAATAGATAACCAATTGCGCTCTTTATTTTTCGAGTGCATTAGGCTTCCGAGAAATTTTGCTGCTAGTGGTAAACCACCACATTTATCAGCTATCTCTTTTCCAATGCTAATCATGTTCGGAGTCTTCAATGCTCCGCCAGGAGAAAAGGCTTTTCCCTCCATAATAGACCAACATTCATCTGCTTGTAATTTTTCTAAGAAGTACGGAGAAATACTTCCTTTCACAATATCCGCTACCTGCCTTTTACGTGTAGTTGTTAATATTTTACTCCCTTGAGCTCCAACAATCAACGAACTTTGTAATAATTTCTCCCATTGGTCGGCATCCTCATTCCACAGATCATCAAGGACTAGCAAATACCTTTTCCCAGTCAGCTGTTGACGAACTTTGAACACCAGTACATCAAAATTTGAGAAACCACTGAATTTTTCTAGTGTTATGGACTCCATGATATCTGATAAAAGCCTATGAACATTAAAATACTCAGAAACGCACACCCAAATTTTTGGATCGAAGTGCTTTTTTACGGAATCATCGTTGTAAACGAGCTGAGCAAGTGTCGTCTTTCCAAGGCCTCCCATTCCCACTATAGATGCGACATGAGGTACTTTTTCTAGATGATTGCTtggtgatgttgatgttgatgcGGTGACCGTTGTCAACATTCTTACGAGTTTATCTTTATCATTTTCTCTTCCTACAATTTGTTCCATGCTTGCAAAGGATGTGGTTTGCCGGCATTGTCGCTCCCTACTTTCCTCGCAAGCAACAGTAGTACTGCTAGGAATAGTTTTCAACTGAAACATATCCATATCTCTGATAATTTCTTTCAATTTGCTGTTAATCCCTTTGATTTGACTCGCCAGCTTGTAACGAAAAGACAATGGGTTGGAAGAGGAAACGAAGTCATGAACCTTGTACCTCAAACTGTCTCTTTTGAGCAGGCGCATGGCTTGGTAGGAGAACTCATCCATCACATCATCAGCATCATAAGCAACGTCCTTAAGCCTTCTAAGCCAAAGTCTTACAGCTTCATCCCTTACTTGTTTCCTCTCAGCATCAGCTATCACAACAAGAATCATCTCTAAGGTTCTTTGAAGCTTGTCTAACTCATCTTTGACGCCCCAAGCGGAACCAATTTCTTGGACAACAACAGGCaccaatttctttaatatttgtgTTACACCGTTAATAAGGATTCTTTCAGTGGCCATTATGAGATTTCTTATTGAATAGAAAGCACTTGATAATGAAAAGAAGATTCAAAAATCAAGTGAATATATGAATTCAAGAAGTTCGAATTGATGTTTGATGGTACACTAGCTATACGAGATGTATAAGGTTTCTGTCTTTTAATTAGTCGTCCCAGTGGTGGAACCACGATCTAACATTTCCGGGGTGGGAAAAATCTTTTTAATAAtgtcaatttttttgttttaaaaactcAAAATTTTTGACGATTTTGAACGTAGATTTTTTTCATCTTCGAATTTAAATATCATAGCTTAGCTTGCATTGCTTTGGCTTGCTATTAGTTAAATACATCACCATCACACCAATCCAACTGAAATTATAATTAAGTCATTGACTAGCTTTAGCTACGCAAGTTGTTCGATTAGAATGTAGTGGACGGCATGTTGCCAAAATATTGGTAGTGCAGCCCATGATCTCTCTaagttttcaagtttttttttttgaaaaaacaatATAAATAATTACTCGTCTTTCGTTTGGTACCTTCAATTATTTTCTTAAACTAATTAAGTTGATGGTAATAATTATTTGTTACATTTTTTGTGGGGCAAAATATCGTACAAGGAAAACAAATAAATTTCGCGTTCAGTAAAAGAAGCCATAATCACGAAGACACAATAACCACCAAAGACAAGGCGAAGGGTAATCACGCGAGAGCAATGATAAAGCACGAATGGACAATCAAGCGAAAGAATAATCCAAACCAGGAGGAGCGCGAAGAGTCAAACATCAATGCGACGGACAGGGACAACTCTCGAAGCCTGGCATATAAGACagatagggtagaatcaatcagAAAAATCTTGCACGTGAACAAGCTTGTCTTTACTCCACAAGTCTGCCTATATAAGGATTTGGAAATCATAGAGGAAACAGAGATTTTGAGAGAGAAATAAGTTAGAgaaattataaagaaaaaaaagatacctTTCATTTAGCTTGTATCTAGATTTTCTCCATTGTCGAATGTAAGTTTTAGTTTTGAGCTCTCATATAAACTAAATACAATCATGCAAGAAGAACTTTCAAGAATCATTCATGTGTCAAAGTGGTGAATAATATCATTAACATTTGAATTAGTCATCATAACTTAGACTTAGTGTTATTATCGTTACAAGAGTGTAGTTGTGCGATAttccgcaactacattttggTGCTAGTAATAGGGAGGATTTATCCTCACCTGATAGGTAAAAACCGAAGAAAGATCTTAAGAATCATCACTTCTCCAAGGTCTCTTAGTCATTTTTACTTCATTCATCCCCCTTTGTCATCCTACCATGAAATCTTGATAAGCATGTCACCATCCATCTACCCTCTTCAGGAAGCTCTTTTCTAAGAAAGATATTTATTCCTTGATAAAATACTAGTAACACCTTCACAAATTTCCCACTAACAAAGATGATACGAAGAAGCAGTAGAATCACAGAAAAGAGAGGAGCAATAGATGAAGGACAAACCTCAGCTACAGAAGAACGACGAGCCCCAAAGCGACAGAACCGCAACCGCAGATTAATCTCCATTATAGAAGAAAATCAGTAAGATGGCATACCCAACACCCAAGGCCAGAGACAACAGAACAATAATGGGGAAAGAATCTCTTGTATGTAATGATAATTCCCTTGAGGATTCTAGTTCCTCTAGGCTAGCATATATATTAAAATCATAACAATATCTCTTGTCATTACAATCAAAATAAATGGAGATAATATCCTAAAGGTAAATAAGGTAGAGGATAATATAAcgtctattacacccccttagtctgagcgggagaggaacaaacgcTAAGACTAGAAGGAAAGCGAACAAATAGCTGTCGAGGAAGCCCCTTGGTAAAGATGTCAGCATACTGTTTCTCAGAGGGGACGTGTAAGACTTGAATGGCACCAATACGAActcgttcacgaacaaaatgtatatcaatctccacatgtttggtgCGTTGATGTTGAACAGGATCTCCAGACATATATACCGCACTTACATTGTCACAATAAACAATAGTAGCGCGTCGTAGAGGTAGTTGGAGCTCTAGAAGAAGGTTGCGAAGCCATGTGGTTTCAGCAACTGCATTTGCTACTCCCCtatattcagcttcagcactggATCGAGATACTGTGACTTGACGCTTGGAGGACCAAGAGATGAGATTGTCACCAAGGAAGACACAAAAACGAGATGTCGATCGTCGAGAGTCAGGAAaacccgcccaatcagcatcagagtatgctgTTAAGCCAGAAATAGAGGAGACCGAGAGAAATAGTCAGTGGTTTGTGGTGCCCTGAAGGTAGCGAAGGATTCGCTTGAGTGAATGCATGTGAGGGTCACGAGGATCATGCATAAATAGACATACCTGCTGAACTGCGTATGCAATATCTGGCCGAGTAAAGGTGAGGTACTAAAGAGAACCCGCTAGGATTATACATAAGGTGGGATCCGAAAATGCCGGTCCAGAGGTAGCACTGAGCTTGGAATCTGTGTCGACCGGAGTAGCCACTGGATTACATTTTGTCATGGAGGCACGCGCGATGATGTCCTGTGCATATAATGACTGAGACAAAAACAATCCTGAGGATGAACGAGTAACAATGATGCCTAGAAAATGATGTAGTGGACCAAGGTCCGACATAGCAAACTCtcttttcatcaaatcaatgaaGCGGCATAGGAGAGCATCAGTAAAGGCGGTCAaaataatgtcatcaacatataaaagTAAGTATGCCGTTTTTGATCCTGATTGATAGACAAAAAGAGAGGGATCACATACACTACCACGGaaaccacaacctgtgataaaCTTAGAAAATCTCTGAAACCACGCCCTGGGAGCCTGCTTGAGTCCATACAGAGATCTACATAATCTACATACGTAATCTGGGTGATCAGGGTCAACAAATCCTGGAGGCTGATGCATATAGACTGTCTCGGTTAGATCACCGTGAAGAAAAGCATTCTTGACATCTAGTTGATGTATGGGCCAGGAACGTGATGTAGCAATAGTGAGAACCGTAAGAATAGTAGCaggtttaacaaccggactaaacgtttcaaagCAGTCAACTCCAACCTGTTGAGATTTGC
This DNA window, taken from Papaver somniferum cultivar HN1 chromosome 3, ASM357369v1, whole genome shotgun sequence, encodes the following:
- the LOC113360708 gene encoding putative disease resistance protein RGA4; translation: MATERILINGVTQILKKLVPVVVQEIGSAWGVKDELDKLQRTLEMILVVIADAERKQVRDEAVRLWLRRLKDVAYDADDVMDEFSYQAMRLLKRDSLRYKVHDFVSSSNPLSFRYKLASQIKGINSKLKEIIRDMDMFQLKTIPSSTTVACEESRERQCRQTTSFASMEQIVGRENDKDKLVRMLTTVTASTSTSPSNHLEKVPHVASIVGMGGLGKTTLAQLVYNDDSVKKHFDPKIWVCVSEYFNVHRLLSDIMESITLEKFSGFSNFDVLVFKVRQQLTGKRYLLVLDDLWNEDADQWEKLLQSSLIVGAQGSKILTTTRKRQVADIVKGSISPYFLEKLQADECWSIMEGKAFSPGGALKTPNMISIGKEIADKCGGLPLAAKFLGSLMHSKNKERNWLSIRENDMWNTPECKIIPILKLSYDNLSPHLQRCFSYCSIFPKDWELSKQTLIQLWMAEGFLQPSNVGTNCSFEDIGDEYFESLMWSSFFDGVEKNELDDVTTFKMHDLVHDLAQVVVGDHECSTVKGPDQLEKLSEVRRLNLIMDKELSATFHKTMSKLKKLRTVIVLEPNYYLNLCRFSSNNHLRILHLGRPAKDCSGMRYTTSKLRRLRYFHISSMHLNSNLLDDYSFSRLYNLQTLVLSGCALVQNRIKEMGSLNHLRHLDISFSDIKELPDSVTSLRNLQRLDLNHCKNFTTFPDSVIGLEFLRFLDMSFTPIEKIPDFVTSLRHLQTLDINTCKILKTLPEYVAGLNNLSIFNFKNCPLLEVLPEDFGELYQLRSLDLEGTQILL